The nucleotide window ATTTGAGTCTTGATACTGGGAGAACATGCTTGTTTTTAGTTTATTAGTGGATTAATTGACTTATAAATAGCAGATGGAACTGAAATTAATAAAGTGCATCATACTTTATTCTGGTTCTAGTTTCCTAGTTTATCATTATTTGAAAGGAACCAACTTAAAGTATACTTTTTTCCCAAGAAAATGGATTTGCTATTAACTTTTCAGTTTCCTTGCTCTTTATTGCTGTTTCAGGGAGGTGAACCTCGACTTTCCTGCTTTGGCTTAATGAAAAATAGTAGAGACAGGAAAAGCTACGATACCAACTTGGCTTTTACTCCACGTGAATATTTGAGGACTGGTAAGTGGTGTGACAACCTGCAATATTTGAAACCATTTATGCATAGATTTTCACAGAAATCTTTTGTGATAAGGCTCCACTTGGATCCTTAACTTTAGTCAATCATGTAATTTAGCCCCCTATCTCATTTCTTGAGCAATTTATCCCTTTCTTTTAGGTTATAAAGAACCAATTTGACAATCTTTCTACAACATAACATTCCATTACGCCAATGCTGTTAAGAGGCTCCTTATGGGGGTTTTGGGGGTcggatgtatgcaaccttacccttgttaatcACAACAAAGAGGTTATCtccgattgacccttggtaaAAAACATCATTGACAACTTCATATAAATGAGAAGTGCACATAATTTAGTGAGCGATCTTTTTGACTTCagattttctttatttatcaccCTAAAAGGTTATAAAGAATATAACCTATACATCTTGTATATGGTATTGACACTTTACTTCACATGTTCTTTTGCATACTTTCCTTTTCCCTCTCTTTATTTTACATTCCATTGCTGTACCTCCCTATCCTGTTATAATCATGAAATGCTTAGTAGTTTTAAAAATGCTGGAGTGAGAGCTCTGTCGCTGCTAAATTTGAAAATACATGTTGACCAGACTACTAAAAGTTTCGCCATCCAAGAGTTTTGAGTTATAGGCTATCATCACAACATCaattattcaagtttaacaGCAAAGAACAAATTCATTCTAGTAGTCCTAATTCAATTTTCTGTTTTTGTACCTACTTTCTGCTTACTTGGTTATCATTGGATGAGTGCATTTGCTTTCTTTGCTTCTGATGGATGTGTGATGCTACGCCTAATAGGTAGGGTGACTCCAGAGAGTGTTACATATAGTTTTGGGACTCTTTTGCTTGATTTATTGAGTGGAAAGCACATCCCTCCAAGCCATGTAAGTCTCTTGTTTAACATTATTTATCTTTAGttgttaaatatattatttcccTAATCTTTTGGGGTTAAGGTTTTAGCGTTCTTGTTGATGTGTATACTTAAGAAGacaaaaaaatgtgaaatgtAAAATAAGGTATACTTGATTGCTATTCAGCACATTTCTTTAGGAACGTATGTGTATCATCAATTGCTATTGAGATTGTATGTTGTGTATTGATAGTCCTTTTAAGATGTTATAACATATAAGGTCCATGCAGAAATTGCTTGTTTATTTAGACATTGCGCAGATCTCTTTTCTGTCATTCAGGCGCTGTTTATTGTTTGTTAATAGGTACATATATGAATAAGATTATGCAGTTTGAGACCATGTGTTTTCTAAAAACATGACAAGTAGTGATTCAAGAAACTGAGGCTTAAATCATGATGTAGTTGTAATTTGGACTTGCACTATTGCTCCGTCAATCTTTAATTTACTTAACTCTTATATGTTGCTCTAATAAACCTGTGATATTGTCTGAATTTGTCTCGTTTCCCCTTTCATCTTATAATGATTCGGTACAAACCCATGTAAAAGCGGTCTTGCCATGAAGCCTTGAACCTTTGTTCTCATCAAACACTCATCAGCAACGGAATCCTTTTGATTTGTAGCACACATGTTTATATTAGTGACAATGTCTGAATTGTAGAACGGTTGAAATCTTGAAATATGTATGACTCTGATGTTCGTGAAGTAATCTATAGTTTTAGTGTCATCCTGTAGACCTGTACTTGCTATAAGAGTTTATCTGAACGTAAGTTAACAATTTTCAGGCTCTTGATCTGATTCGTGACAGGAACATTCAAACTTTGATAGATTCTTGCTTGGAAGGTCAGTTTTCAAATGATGATGGGACTGAGCTAGTACGTTTAGCTTCAAGGTGTTTGCAATATGAGCCACGTGAACGGCCGAATCCAAAATCAGTAGTAGCTGCGTTGGTTTCTCTTCAGAAGGAAACAGAGGTATGCAcgttttctctttcttttgatTCCTTTCATTTTGATTGTTACTAATTCTTAATAGCCACAGCTATGCTTTGTTCATTTTTGGTATAGAGACAAACAAAAATTATTGCTGCTAATTACAATGGTATGTGACAGGTTATCATGTAATTATGATATATGTCTATAGAGGTAGTGTGTCAAGTAGACTTTATTAAAGCTCGAAGTTTTAAGTTGcaagttttttcaattttttggttGCTTGAGAGTGAATGTATTAATCATTAGTAATGTTAAGTAGACTTCAATCAAGGTGTTTGAAGTTGGAAGTTGTTTTGACTTCTCAAATTTTGGGTTGTTTGAGAGTGGGGAGAATCTAGCCCGAACCTGCCTAGGCTATGACCCAGGTCATTTGATTGAAAtcctattaatattgaattgtgtaacaCCTAGAAATAGTATTGGAGTAGGATCACATGAGTGTTCAGCCCATCGGGCCCATCCTATACTAGTATCTTGGATTCTCCCTTGTGAGAGTGGGgtttactatttttatagaaTATGGAAACCCATAATTTATAAGATAACTATTACATCTTCAATACAAAAATTTGGTGACTAAATAGGAGAAAAACTTCCCTCATGTTTATCATGGTGCATAGGGGGTTCAAGAGAAGATGTGGGCGGTGAACCGACTGGACCCTTGAGCTCATTCTCATAATTTGAGATCAGTCTCAGTGAGTGCAGAAACTCTTACCAATTAGTTACTTCATTTCAAGATGGTTGTCAAGCCCTAGCATATGAAGTTCTAACAAGTGCTTCCACCCCCCTTTTTTTCTTTCGGTTTTAGAGAGGGGAAGACTCCTTGGTTGCTTCTACTGAATACTGTTGGTTTTGGTAGTTCAGTGTCAGATTTCCTTAAGATTCTGAGCTTGATGAAATTCGAATTTTGAGATTCTGCTATCCTATCTGCAGGTTCCATCTCATGTTTTAATGGGCATACCTCATAGTGCAGCAGATTTACCCCTTTCCCCTCTAGGGGAAGCTTGCTCAAGAAAAGGTCTGACTGCCATACACGAAGTATTACAAAGTGTTggatataatgatgatgaaggagCTGCTACCGAGGTTTGTATCTAAATCTTTAGACTGAAgacattgtttattattaaatcATAGCCATGAGTTTAAAAAGGCGTTTGGCGGTCTTTTCTTCTAGTGTTacaattagaggtgttcattcgggtcactGGATTGATTTCAGTTTAGGTGTTTCAGGTTGGTTTGAAATTgggttttgtgtccatattggtttttacataaaggtaaatcatttttgaagaCTGGTCAAATCCCGTTTGGTTATAATGTCGGGTAAATTTCGGATCATCaggtctattttgaacacctctagctaCAATAAATATTGTCTGGCAGTTGTTTTACCTCCCTAATCTTATGCTAATGTATTGGCATTACTCTAATCTTCTGCCTAATGGAAGTATGAAACTTACTGTTTCTTTGATCATGGCAGCTTTCGTTTCAAATGTGGACCAGTCAAATGCAGGATACTCTGACCACCAAGAAGAAGGGCGATGTTGCCTTTCGGCAAAAGGATTTCAAGACTGCATTAGAATGCTACAGTCAAGTATGTCTTTTAGTACATAATCTTTTCGTTTGTTGAATATTTTACTCGATATATTCCGGCCCCTTAACTTTTATTTCCAAACTTCCCCGTGGTTGTAGTTGAGGAACCCGGATGGAGATTGAGTTAACAATGTTTTCGTGTTTACCTTTTTTCCAGTTTATTGATGTCGGAACCATGCTTTCACCAACAGCTTTTGCACGACGTAGTCTATGTTATCTCATGAGTGACATGCCACAAGAAGCGCTAGATGATGCATCACAAGCACAAGTCATATCTCCGGTATGACATATTGCTTCTTATTTACAGGCTGCTGCTTTATTTGCTCTCGGCAGAGATAACAAAGCGCAGCTTGCTCTGAAAGAGGGATCATGCCTTGAGAAGAAGCGAAATGGTACGTGATAGTAAATTTTAAGTAATGACTCTTTGTATTGCATATTGCTATTCTAGCACAATGTATATGGAGTTACTGAAGGATTGAAAAAGCCGTTTTTTTTGTAATCATCATTCTTCAACACACTTGACGGGTTTTTTGGTTTAACGGTTTGCTTTAGCGAGTAAATGAGTGCGTTTTTGCATTTTAAAGAGCGACTTTTTGATTTCCGCATAGAATCAGGTATTGAAGACTgtatttgaaatataaaatcctctaagaggttcaacaatgaaaaacaaatgaaaaatataatgcaaagatgaacacaagtgtatATTAGGTATCCTGGATACCTCCCCCttaaatgtagtttattatattgaattcaacaattacaatgtaataaatctccccttatcttgagaacaacctctcaagattataaatactaaagcaaagtaagaacgctctcaagtttctaacaatgcaatagctctctcaacaatatgtgtgtttgtggtgaatgttaGTATGAGTGATGAATTCTATTTATGGGCAAGGTATTCATTaatcttagtattccctcataaatcaccataaactcacatatAACACCTCAATTGACTATGTTAATAACCATAGTAATAAAcatcacaataaacattacattaaACAAGAAAGTAATGCACTTATTCAGTGACTACACAAAAAATTttgaccaaaacagaatcctATGTAGTCTGCTCAACTaccgctcgatcgagccactacctcgctcggtcgaacGAGCTTCCAGTGAAGCTACTGTTTGTTTCTGCACCATTCGCTCGACCCACTCActcccgctcgaccggtcgagcagcCCACATTTGGTCGAGCGACTATCAGACTTCCTTGCCACTTGTTGCCTTGATCAAGCAACCCTCATCAATCGTTTCAAACTTCAAACCATTCACATACGACACacctttatcgaccctctctaaagtccaagacaaagcatgttcgattatatatttaaagttaacgtcatcattaagattattgacacttgctttaacaatatTGTATAGGTAACGGGTGAATAACATTCACATATTACTGCTATTTTGTTGTAGTATCCATTTGTTTCGGTTTTAGTTTTATCCGTCTCGATCAGATTGCTACATTTGCTGCTAAAAAGCTCACGCAACTCGCGAAAGAGAGAGAAATGTACCAATATGTAGGAAGGAAAAGTTAGCATAAATTGTCTCAGTCAAACTTGCTATATTTAGTAATAatgtaattattaattaattacataaaaataaaagcgCAAGTAAATTAAACAAGTTCAATTCCTTGTACAAAAATAAGAATCTCCCCTCTTCCCTCTTGCTAGTAAATGCATCACTTGAAAAAGAATAAACTCTTATTCTCCTCCTTAATTAGTTTATAATTAAGCGTCTTCATTCTCGTACTCCTCCTCAAGTTCCACACCGGCTTCCTGATACTGCTGATACTCGGACACCAAATCATTCATATTACTCTCAGCTTCGGTGAATTCCATCTCGTCCATACCCTCACCGGTGTACCAATGCAAGAAAGCCTTCCTCCTAAACATGACCGTAAACTGCTCTGATACCCTTcggaacatctcttgaatggaAGTCGAGTTTCCAATAAAAGTCGAGGACATAGAAAGTCCGGTTGGTGGGATGTCGCACACGCTAGACTTAACATTGTTGGGGATCCACTCTACAAAATAAGATGTATTTTTGTTCTGAACATTAGTCATTTGTTGGTCTACTTCTTTTGTGCTCATTTTTCCTCGAAACATTGCTGATGCTGTAAGGTACCTTCCATGACGAGGGTCTGCTGCACACATCATGTTCTTCGCATCCCACATTTGTTGGGTGAGTTCAGGGATGGACAAGGATCGGTACTGCTGAGAACCGAGGGAGGTCAAGGGAGCAAACCCAACCATGAAGAAGTGAAGTCGAGGGAAGGGAATCAAGTTCACTGCCAACTTTCTGAGATCGGAGTTAAGTTGTCCAGGGAAACGAAGACAGCATGTTATACCACTCATTGTTCCCGAGATCAGGTGGTTTAGATCACCAACTGCAATTTATTAGCAAAagttttttactttaattgacTTGGACAAACGATTGCACATCGCATAACCCATCAGTttatcaaagaaccaactcgaccaaaagcttaagctggtGGTTGAACTCTATGATATGTTATATGCGCCCTTACATGAAAACCCATTTTACGCTAGAAGAAGAAAACATATGAAACAGACAAGAGAAAGATATAGAAACCGAAACACAATTACAGTAACATACAGCGCGGGTTGCTGAGCTTGAGTGTGCGTAAGCAGATGTCATAAAGGGCTTCATTGTCAAGCACCATGCACTCATCAGCATTCTCCACCAGCTGGTGGACGGATAGAGTGGCGTTGTAAGGCTCCACCACCGTGTCAGACACCTTTGGAGACGGAAACACAGAGAAGGTCATCATCATACGATCAGGATACTCCTCCTTAATCTTTGATAATAGCAAGGTCCCCATTCCTGATCCTGTTCCTCCTCCTAGAGAATGGCATATTTGAAAACCTACCAAGGGTTTTTGCCATATTATTAGAAGATTGAAGAAAGTAAGCTATATCTGACAAATTTGCATAGCAGAGCTGTGTACTGATATGtgatctgattttttttttcaaataatctCCATTTCTCTTTTTTTGATCGGGATAAGTTGGAGAATCTCGTACAAACAAAGGGAAGGggaattgatttttattgatgaGGTAAGAATCAAACTCTGGTCATTATTAAAAACTCtcaaatagaaaaagaaaactcCAAACGGATTAAATAGGTTGAAATTAGGTCCGCGTGGTTATTTTTGACCCGATGAAGTAAACGGTTACGTTCGGGTCATAGggttttttattgtttatatatgACTTGAACACAAATCCAACACGGCATAATTTGTTTGACAGGCCAAATCTCAATGCGAGCGATAGGCCTGGTAAAAGCTAGCCCGACTTGAACCTAAACCAAAATAAGTAGGTTTGGGTTGagacttttgacccaattaattaaataattcgaTTCGACTTGATCTGTTTATTTAATGGGTTGAGACTTTTaacctaattaattaaatgagttgAACAATACCCATGTTGACTTTCATATGGGCGGAGTTATAATAGGTAGGTTGAATATAAGCAACTTTACGCTCGTTAACACGAAGATAGTGAAGACATAGAGAGAAATACCTTGCAAGGAATCAGAATTCTCAGCCTCTTTACGAACAACATCAAGAACAGAATCAATCAATTCAGCACCTTCAGTATAATGTCCTTTAGCCCAATTATTACCAGCACCATTTTGTGCAAACACAAAGTTATCAGGCCTAAAAATGTTACCATAAGGACTAGCTTTAAGGGAATCCATGGTGCCTGGCTCAAGGTCTATCATCACTGCTCTCGGCACATACCGCCCACCACTCACCTCATTGTAGTAAACATCGGATCGTTCGAGTTGTAACGGCGAATCTCCGACGTACTTCCCGCTAAAATcaatgccatgttcattgcaaacAACCTCCCAAAATTGTGCACCAATTTGGTTACCACATTGTCCTGCTTGAATATGAAGGATTTCTCTCATGATTTTTTAGGAGGTGTTCTTCAATGAAATGGGATTATcccttattattaattattagtattattattaataaacaaGAGGTGATCAAGAGGGGGATTTTGTttgaataattttcttttttactaATAAGATTTTGTTGGTTTTTGATCAATAGGATATGCTACAATATTGGGTTTTGTAGGGTGGTAAATTAAATGTGAAAGATAAGGAATACTAAAtttgtcttaattatttttatgtcaAAGGAAACATGACAGagagattaataataataaatatattgttctatatttaataactttatttttaaacttACTTGTAACGTGTAACATTTAATGtttgtttgattcattttatttttaatatcgtcaacattttattttattgatgataattaatttatacttctacttcataattttttaagagtacaattttttttagagaaatgtccaaattttaaaaatagattatatatatatatatatatatatatatatatatatatatatatatatatatatatatatatatatataattccatTTAAACgaataataatataaaggtAATTAATTAGATCCAATGTAATGTAACAATTGAAGGTAATAAAGTCGTTATAAACTTCAAATTGAATAACGTTAGTTCTCAAGATAgccaagtattttttttataattccaTTAGCACTTGAAAATGTATTAACATGCATATTTTGAGAAGTACTACGAGTATAAAGAAACAAAAGAGATACAAGGTTAAGTGAGCAAATAtgttttctcaaaaaaaaaaaaaaagtgagctAATACGTTTTTTATAATGCAACATTTCATTCATATTGAGTAGGGTTTTGCAGAGTCAAATACACGCAAACTTCCTTTATTatgataaattaacaaaaagtttGTTTTTCAATTAAACTTTGATAGTAAACATCATGTGCAATTTTTCATAAACAAAAAATCATTTAACGGAATTTTTCATAATGCAGACCTTTAATATATcaactttttctaattttatgtataaataataaaatatagaaacaatcattttcattatgaACAATGTCAATAGAGGcgttttatttttctatttagaaagttattcataattcatatttttaaaCATAACTTTTATCCCTAATTTACATATTTAACATTTgtgtaaaagtaaataaaacatttattcTGAAACAGAGAGACTGCTATTATAGATCAAAATGGTGCATACCATCAAGGGCGGACCTAGCAAGCTCTGGCGTCCGCAAGTAACCTCActgacattttaaaaaaattaaaatattgcaATAGCAGCTGCCAAGAGAGTTGGAACATGCGACCTGTGTGCTTCTACATACACTGAGCAGAGAGCACTGTTGTGCCTCCGCTACCATCTGAGACGCGTGGCCTTAGTGgcaatttatataattagttttaTATAAACTCTGTTTAATGCAAAATCTATGAATACAGTGCCAACTGCAGTATTTAAGCTTTGTTCACTATTCACAAACTCAGTAAAAGAATAGCATTAGGGCATAAACCAAACACCAATTACTACTGTGCATCCAGGGGCTTGCCGTCTCAGTCTACCACCATGAACCGCCAATTTTCGGTTTCCACCAGCCAAATCGCCCATCTAAttctttaaattataatcaactATGATAATCtaatcttaattaattataattactatcaattttttgaataaatagtatatatattgttgATTAGTTGATTACTGTTCTCGAGTACTttcaattattatcaattttttaaattagttgtaTATATGTTCTTGATTAATTGTTTggttattataaaatattttttttataggattaaattgaaaacaatattttttttgtattaaagatttttatttattaaatttctaCATTGTGGATTGTGCTCTCACTAATCCTAGGTCCACCACTGCATACCATAGTATAGAAAAGAAGTATGTATTATTAATTGGGTAAACGAGCTGAGGCCGAGTTAAGTCAGCATACAACATTGTTCAGAATCATGCCCAGACACTTACAGTAAAGACAACCAACTGACAATCAAAGATCTTACATCAATGGCAAGTCCTTCAAATCTCTAGAGTAATGAAGACAGGATGAACAAGCTAGTTAGATGATTCAATTATTGGAGAAAAAAACTGTCTCAGTCTGCTTGACGTCTCGCTTGTTTAGTGAACAAAATCTCTTACACTCATATTTGGGTTGGAGTATTAGACGATTGATTATGTGCGGTTTGCCCATGAGATCTAATGTTCTTCTGAGTcatagacaaaaaaaaaaaaaaagaaaatgttcaGCCCCGCGGATACTATGATCACATGCCATATTAGATAAAAAACCATGATTTCCCATTGCTAAATCAAATAAGAATACCCAAAAAAAACGAGGCCATGACCAGAACTTGAGGAAATGCATGGCTGTGGAATATAAAATAGCTGAATACcatgtaatttttttgttgaaatttaaaaataatttgaatattaTATTGGGACAAAAACAACTTTTCAAGTCATAGTTTTGCAATATTCACTCAAATGATAAAAACTGACGAAATAATAGTAGGTTACAGCTCGAAAGTATTAATGTAAAACTCAAAAATTCACCATTTTTAGGAAAACGGGTCAGGTCTTGTTAGAGTTGGTTCAAAATTCGACATGTCTAACCCAAACAATCCACAAAGATAAAGATTACCTTAATAAAGAAGCTCCTCAAAAACAGGATCCACATTTTGTCCCCATTTTCCATGGTACATCTCCAAGAGCCTCTCAGCTGGGGTCACACCTGCAATATAGAAGCCATTCAGCACAAAATACCAAACTGCGGCATCGAcaacaactatatttttctttcaaaacaagcttattaaagagaaaaagagaggTGGTGACCTAACATTTCAATATATATGAAGTTTTCAACTCGAAATGCTAAAAAACAAAAGGTCGTAAAATTGGAATCGcataaaatttcatttgaaagTAATTATCCCAAATTCTATGAAGGAAACgacaaaaaaaaacacatttatACATTTTCACAAGTTAAATACCTGTTCTGACCACTTCGGCCACTTCATTTAAAAAGCCAACCTCCTTGAAGCCCCTTCTTTCTAAACCATCCTGAGGAAAAATTCAAAACAGTAAAGAAGGGTACATGTACAGTAAAACGCGGACAAAAATAATGTAGCTAGCTTACCTTTGCCAATTGTAAAACATCCTCTGCAATGTGTTTTACATAACCATCTCGGAACGGAGTCTTGAGACCAAGTTTTGGTACCTAAGCAGTAGAGTCATAACTCAGGCTTATGATCTtaatcattatcattatatattctATTATATAACTACTAATCCAACATTATTTGCCACATGACATCTTTCAAAGAAAAAATTTGCCGCCAAAGTAAAACTTTTGAAAAGGAAATAATTGTATAGCATAATAAAGtactattattttgttgatataatagaagtaataaatatcattatttatatatagttaaaatcaatgagtttttattttatattccgTGCTAGGCACTAGAAAATTTCATAATACAAAAGCAGCTTTCTACATCTAGCTGCAAAGGCACAAGCAAAATGAGTTCTCAGCCCTTACTTACTCAACGcattatttatatatgatcTAAAAGAACCACAAGGATGTTGAAGGACACCGGCTTACGTGACTGAAATTTAATcagaaggattaatgatgaattACACATGAAATTTTTGTCCTGATACTTGAGTTAAAACCAGTATTGGATATTAGGTTGAATTGTAATTGTCTGGGACCTACAGATTTCATGATAAGCAGAAGTGCATAACAAGTTCTGTAACTTTTTCAAACTCTAAATTGGACAGAGTGCGAGGTACAAGAGAAAGCATCAAGAAAAAGGTCGTGGAATTTTTAAAAGTCCcaaacatcatttagcatggaTACTAAGAtctcaaaaagaaaaatgaaattaattagAAAGACTAGTAGACATGGCAGATGACTGGTAGCCTCAAACTTACCTACTGGCGAAATACTGGGCCATCATTTGTAAATGGGATAAGGATCAAGTATTCAAGTTGTAGGGAACAGAAAAAGAATGGTCCAGAAAGAATGGGTATAATGTGCATCCACCTGTACTTAAAAGAAGAAAGCACTCATACTATCACTTGAATTTAGTATACTGAGGGGTCTGTATACTGTAGTCTGTAGATTACAATAACAGACACATAAGACTGAGAAGCCTTTTAAATAGtggtaacaaaaaaaaatctggGAACCCTACTCCCTGCCTTATGCAACTATTGCAGTTAACACTGGAACGGAACTCAAGATTCAATCTCTAACtaacaaatttatgaattttagtggGGAAGTTGTAGTGTTCCAAATACCTTTTTCTCATACTTACTATCCTACATAGAGACTTTCAACATCTTGTTTCCAAAACAACAATAGTGTTAAATGAAACTCAGATATGTCGCGCAATAGATAATGGTGGTACCTTATTTCTTAGCATGTCTCTTTCCTCTTTGGTCCAATCAAAAGTCATGTCTAGAACACTTTGTAATGAGTCCTTATCATATAATAAACCCACCTGAAATTCATAAATGTTAAAGATCATTAGAGCTGCTACCTCAAGAATCTGCAAAGAAAACTTAATGGCAATTCACAGAAGCAAACAGATATAGTCCATTCAAGAAAaccttataataaaaatttatcagTCTGTTGTTTCCTAGGGTACACAAGTTCATAGAACCAAATGTATACTCCGTCTGTCCCATTGAGAATGCAACATCTAAAAAGCTTTGAAATTGGGAACTTAAATGTCGCATACTC belongs to Amaranthus tricolor cultivar Red isolate AtriRed21 chromosome 17, ASM2621246v1, whole genome shotgun sequence and includes:
- the LOC130804852 gene encoding tubulin beta chain-like, with product MREILHIQAGQCGNQIGAQFWEVVCNEHGIDFSGKYVGDSPLQLERSDVYYNEVSGGRYVPRAVMIDLEPGTMDSLKASPYGNIFRPDNFVFAQNGAGNNWAKGHYTEGAELIDSVLDVVRKEAENSDSLQGFQICHSLGGGTGSGMGTLLLSKIKEEYPDRMMMTFSVFPSPKVSDTVVEPYNATLSVHQLVENADECMVLDNEALYDICLRTLKLSNPRFGDLNHLISGTMSGITCCLRFPGQLNSDLRKLAVNLIPFPRLHFFMVGFAPLTSLGSQQYRSLSIPELTQQMWDAKNMMCAADPRHGRYLTASAMFRGKMSTKEVDQQMTNVQNKNTSYFVEWIPNNVKSSVCDIPPTGLSMSSTFIGNSTSIQEMFRRVSEQFTVMFRRKAFLHWYTGEGMDEMEFTEAESNMNDLVSEYQQYQEAGVELEEEYENEDA